The Halotia branconii CENA392 region GCCCCATGCCCCATCCCCAATGCCCAATGCCCCATACCCCACACATGAAAAAAGAATTTTGAGCAATACTGGTACAAGCAGGAATACTTACACAAAATCCCAAAATGAAAATTCAACCTAGTGACAAGCCTTTGCTAGAGTGGTCAGGTGACAGCCTAGCAATTGCATTATTTGAAGATGCGGTAGAGTTAACTGGCGAATTGGCAACTTTAGATGAAAAATTTGCCGGAGTCTTAAAAGAACTAATTACCGAAGAGGAATTTAAAGCCAAAGCCAACAGCACTATTTCGACTCGCATAGGTGCTGGTAGTGCTGTTCGCAAAGTGATTATAGTAGGTTTGGGAAAACCAGAAGCTTTAAAACTAGATACGTTGCGACGGGCGGCGGCAGCCGTAGCTAGAGTTGCCAAAAAGCAAAAAAGCAAAACTTTGGGGTTTAATTTCCCATTATGGAACAATGACCCAGCGGCAACAGCCCAAGCGATCGCAGAAGGTGTAGAATTAGCACTTTACCAAGATATTCGCTTTAAGTCAGAACCAGAAGATAAAGGATCACAACTAGAAACCGTAGATTTACTAGGTTTTGCCGGACAAGAAGCAGCTATTACTCGCGCCAATCAAATTGTGTCAGGAGTAATTTTGGCTCGGCAGTTAGTAGCAGCACCAGCCAACGAAGTTACACCCGTTACTTTGGCAGAAACCGCCCAAGCGATCGCTAACGATCACGGTTTGCAAGTAGAAATTCTCGAACGGGAAGAGTGTGAAAAATTGGGTATGGGGGCTTTTTTGGGAGTTGCCCTAGCTTCTGATTTGCCTCCAAAATTTATTCATTTAACTTACAAACCTGATGGCACACCGAAAAAGAAACTAGCAATTATAGGTAAAGGTGTCACCTTCGACTCTGGCGGACTGAATATTAAAGGTGCTGGTAGCGGCATCGAAACCATGAAAATGGACATGGGTGGGGCAGCTGCAACCTTGGGTGCAGCTAAAGTAATTGGACAACTCAAGCCAGATGTAGAGGTTCACTTTATCTCGGCGGCGGCTGAGAACATGATTAGTGGACACGCCATGCACCCAGGCGACATCCTCAAAGCATCTAACGGCAAAACCATCGAAGTTAACAACACCGACGCTGAAGGACGGTTGACTTTAGCAGATGCTTTAGTATTTGCCGACAAAATGGGATTAGATGCGATCGTTGATTTAGCTACCTTGACTGGCGCTAACATCATAGCTCTAGGTGACGATATTGCTGGTTTATACACTCCAGATGATAATGTTGCTTCTCAATTAGAGAAAGCCGCTGAAATATCAGGCGAGAAAATTTGGCGGATGCCAATGGAAGAAAAGTATTTTGAAGGTTTAAAATCTGGCATAGCGGACATGAAAAATACAGGCCCGCGTCCAGGTGGTGCAATTACCGCAGCCCTTTTCCTCAAACAGTTTGTTAAAGAAACCCCTTGGGCGCACTTAGACATTGCCGGGCCAGTTTGGGTAGATAAAGAAAATGGCTACAACACCTCAGGCGCAACTGGCTACGGCGTTCGGACTCTAGTTAGCTGGGTGCTGAATCAAGGAGAGTAGGGGAGCAAGGGAAGAAGAAGCAGAGGGGCAGAGGGCAGTGAACAGTGAACAGTGAACAGTTAACAGTTAACAGTGACCAGTGAAAACTGATAACTGATAACTGATAACTGTCTATGCCCCATGCCCCATGCCCCATGCCCCATGCCCAATGCCCAATGCCCAATGCCCCATGCCCCACTTTTAAAAAGTTCCAGTTTTTCGGCAAAGCCATCTGGTAAAATTTGTAAGGTTTCTAGAAGCTTTAAGCAATGGGATCGACTTGCGTACGGATAGCAATTGACGCAATGGGAGGGGATCACGCACCCGGTGAAATCGTTGCTGGCGCACTGCGAGCAAAGGAAGAATTGGGTGTAAAAGTTTTGTTGGTGGGTGATCCCCAGCAAATTGAAGCTGCCTTGCCGCCAAAAATAAATTTGGAGCAGGTAGAGATCGTTCCTGCTGAGGATGCGATCGCAATGGATGAGGAGCCTTTGAATGCAGTTAGACGCAAACGCAAGGCTTCCATCAATGTGGCAATGGATTTGGTAAAAAATCAAAAAGCGGATGCTGTGTTTTCTGCTG contains the following coding sequences:
- a CDS encoding leucyl aminopeptidase, producing the protein MKIQPSDKPLLEWSGDSLAIALFEDAVELTGELATLDEKFAGVLKELITEEEFKAKANSTISTRIGAGSAVRKVIIVGLGKPEALKLDTLRRAAAAVARVAKKQKSKTLGFNFPLWNNDPAATAQAIAEGVELALYQDIRFKSEPEDKGSQLETVDLLGFAGQEAAITRANQIVSGVILARQLVAAPANEVTPVTLAETAQAIANDHGLQVEILEREECEKLGMGAFLGVALASDLPPKFIHLTYKPDGTPKKKLAIIGKGVTFDSGGLNIKGAGSGIETMKMDMGGAAATLGAAKVIGQLKPDVEVHFISAAAENMISGHAMHPGDILKASNGKTIEVNNTDAEGRLTLADALVFADKMGLDAIVDLATLTGANIIALGDDIAGLYTPDDNVASQLEKAAEISGEKIWRMPMEEKYFEGLKSGIADMKNTGPRPGGAITAALFLKQFVKETPWAHLDIAGPVWVDKENGYNTSGATGYGVRTLVSWVLNQGE